From the genome of Desulfovibrio psychrotolerans, one region includes:
- a CDS encoding 3-phosphoshikimate 1-carboxyvinyltransferase, with product MIKKNITLVEEISELDVELMKLLARRSKLLQKTRRPKKEGSGTSGIASEKQLRLLWEANATKFSKDPRLARQLFTLIQDIDFTTKAASDEQTEFVLSPNRKPVQVDLPGPASLRASRLWMTLAASSGTSCRLRSVPTADPVHELVKALNQAGASLHRQDDDIVSRDASVLEFADKVIFAGDDALNFYLLALMAAGRHGTLKFTGGSVLKDADLTAFRHFLPQIGARMAHVVPRSNGLPVRLECSGVIPDAIALPADLPAEAVCACLVAATTWDLRVTLNLINNPHGESCLLEVRKMLEQCGIQAEGTASAFTIYPGPAALPAEPGLTLDPSISVNLLALPVFAAGTVRLSGVWPSGTAEGDDALNLLRSAGLRVEVTATSVTSSHTPEVARAIGLETGSLPARYLPLSIAMACARAKATGTPVPLPPLPADMDTVLVDGFVAQANMLLDEGKVFPSADVPAAAVWSSPDAFWTMAVAMLAFLRRSIKLSNPGSVTDLMPSFWTLYNGLPTPDMSRKPRQEITDEQPKRRRIIAG from the coding sequence ATGATAAAAAAGAATATTACGCTCGTCGAAGAGATCAGCGAACTCGATGTGGAACTGATGAAGCTTCTGGCCCGTCGTTCCAAGCTCCTGCAAAAGACCCGCCGCCCCAAAAAGGAAGGCTCCGGCACCTCCGGCATCGCCAGCGAAAAGCAGCTGCGCCTGCTTTGGGAAGCCAATGCCACCAAGTTCAGCAAGGACCCGCGCCTTGCCCGCCAGCTTTTCACCCTGATTCAGGATATAGATTTCACCACCAAGGCCGCGTCGGATGAGCAGACGGAATTCGTTCTCTCCCCAAACCGCAAACCCGTACAGGTAGACCTGCCCGGACCGGCATCGTTGCGCGCGTCCCGGCTCTGGATGACCCTTGCCGCCTCCTCCGGCACCTCCTGCAGGCTGCGCAGCGTCCCTACCGCCGACCCGGTCCATGAACTGGTTAAGGCACTCAATCAGGCGGGTGCTTCCCTGCATCGGCAGGATGACGACATAGTTTCGCGCGATGCCAGCGTTCTGGAATTCGCGGACAAAGTTATTTTTGCCGGGGACGATGCTCTCAACTTCTACCTGCTTGCCCTCATGGCTGCGGGCCGCCACGGCACCCTTAAATTTACGGGCGGCTCCGTCCTCAAGGATGCAGACCTCACGGCCTTCCGCCATTTCCTGCCGCAGATAGGAGCACGCATGGCCCACGTGGTGCCCCGCTCCAACGGGCTGCCCGTCCGGCTGGAATGCTCCGGCGTTATCCCTGATGCCATCGCCCTTCCGGCCGACCTTCCGGCAGAGGCTGTGTGTGCCTGCCTCGTGGCTGCCACAACGTGGGACCTGCGGGTCACCCTGAACCTGATCAACAATCCCCACGGCGAATCCTGCCTGCTCGAAGTGCGCAAAATGCTCGAACAGTGCGGCATACAGGCAGAAGGTACCGCCAGTGCCTTCACCATTTATCCCGGCCCCGCCGCCCTGCCCGCAGAACCCGGCCTCACACTGGACCCGAGCATCAGCGTCAACCTGCTTGCCCTGCCGGTGTTCGCTGCCGGAACGGTACGCCTGAGCGGTGTCTGGCCTTCCGGCACCGCAGAAGGTGACGACGCCCTCAACCTGCTCCGCTCCGCAGGCCTGCGCGTCGAGGTAACCGCCACTTCGGTCACTTCTTCGCACACCCCCGAAGTGGCACGTGCCATCGGGCTTGAAACAGGCAGCCTGCCTGCCCGCTATCTGCCGCTGTCCATAGCCATGGCCTGCGCGCGGGCAAAGGCCACCGGCACCCCCGTGCCCCTTCCCCCGCTCCCGGCAGACATGGATACCGTACTGGTGGACGGTTTCGTGGCACAGGCGAACATGCTGCTGGACGAGGGCAAGGTGTTTCCCTCAGCCGATGTTCCAGCTGCCGCAGTCTGGTCCAGTCCCGATGCCTTCTGGACTATGGCTGTTGCCATGCTGGCCTTTCTGCGCCGTTCCATCAAGCTTTCCAACCCCGGCAGTGTAACAGACCTGATGCCGTCCTTCTGGACGCTCTACAATGGTCTGCCGACTCCCGACATGTCCCGCAAACCACGGCAGGAGATCACAGATGAGCAGCCCAAACGCCGCAGAATTATTGCCGGATAA
- a CDS encoding CoB--CoM heterodisulfide reductase iron-sulfur subunit A family protein, whose protein sequence is MSNSILVVGGGFSGITAALEAAELGYEVYIVEKSPFLGGRVAQLNKYFPKLCPPSCGLEIQFQRIKKNPNVKFFTQATVESVAGEAGNFTVTLNVAPRCTAPSSANLGELAESLEGEVSDAFNFGLSTRKPLYMDTPFGFPNRYVLEKDNLSKADKLKIGSNAHCDLNESEKNVVLNVGSIVLATGWKPYDVTRLSNLGAGKIKNCVSNMQLERLASPNGPTDGKITRRTDGKAPKKIAFVQCAGSRDQNHLNFCSYICCMASLKQALYVREQYPDAEVTIYYIDLRTPGRYDKFMRKVTADEMIHLVKGKVAGVESDAATGDVIVEVEDAVKGEKKKVRHDMVVLATGMQPSLAGEKNPFGVQLDEDGFVIGGEAKGIFAAGCATKPLDVMRTAQSGTSAALKAIQTVRGR, encoded by the coding sequence ATGTCGAACTCCATACTCGTCGTCGGCGGCGGCTTCAGCGGTATTACAGCCGCGCTGGAGGCTGCGGAACTCGGCTACGAAGTGTACATCGTCGAGAAAAGCCCATTTCTTGGCGGCCGGGTGGCACAGCTGAACAAATATTTTCCCAAGCTCTGCCCTCCGTCCTGTGGCCTGGAAATCCAGTTCCAGCGCATCAAGAAAAACCCCAATGTGAAATTCTTTACCCAGGCCACGGTGGAATCCGTGGCGGGCGAGGCGGGCAATTTTACGGTGACACTGAATGTCGCCCCCCGCTGCACCGCTCCCAGCAGCGCCAACCTTGGCGAACTTGCAGAAAGCCTTGAAGGGGAAGTGAGCGATGCCTTCAACTTCGGCCTCTCCACCCGCAAGCCTCTGTACATGGACACCCCTTTCGGATTCCCCAACCGCTATGTGCTGGAAAAGGACAACCTTTCCAAGGCTGACAAGCTGAAGATAGGCTCCAATGCGCACTGTGACCTGAACGAATCGGAAAAGAACGTGGTGCTGAACGTGGGCAGCATTGTGCTTGCCACGGGATGGAAGCCCTACGACGTGACCCGGCTTTCCAACCTTGGGGCAGGCAAGATCAAGAACTGCGTTTCCAACATGCAGCTTGAGCGTCTGGCTTCTCCCAACGGCCCCACCGACGGAAAGATCACCCGTCGCACAGACGGCAAGGCTCCCAAAAAGATCGCCTTTGTGCAGTGTGCGGGCTCCCGTGACCAGAATCACCTGAATTTCTGTTCCTACATCTGCTGCATGGCCTCCCTGAAGCAGGCTCTGTATGTTCGTGAACAGTATCCCGATGCGGAAGTCACCATCTACTACATCGACCTGCGCACCCCCGGACGCTACGACAAGTTCATGCGCAAGGTGACCGCCGACGAGATGATTCATCTGGTCAAGGGCAAGGTTGCCGGCGTGGAGAGCGATGCCGCCACCGGCGATGTGATTGTTGAAGTGGAAGACGCCGTGAAGGGCGAGAAGAAGAAAGTTCGCCACGATATGGTTGTGCTTGCCACCGGCATGCAGCCCAGTCTGGCAGGTGAAAAGAATCCGTTCGGCGTCCAGCTTGATGAAGATGGTTTCGTTATCGGCGGCGAGGCCAAGGGTATTTTCGCAGCCGGCTGCGCCACGAAGCCCCTGGATGTCATGCGCACCGCGCAATCCGGCACAAGTGCCGCGCTTAAAGCTATCCAGACGGTGCGAGGGAGGTAG
- the aprB gene encoding adenylyl-sulfate reductase subunit beta, whose protein sequence is MPTYVDPSKCDGCKGGEKTACMYICPNDLMILDPEAMRAFNQEPEACWECYSCVKICPQGAITARPYADFAPMGGTCIPMRSADSIMWTVKFRNGNVKRFKFPIRTTPEGSLKPFEGKPEPTNLDDELLFTEKELVKPIEALCQKFEVAEADITMVKKASAV, encoded by the coding sequence ATGCCGACTTATGTAGACCCGTCTAAGTGCGATGGCTGCAAGGGTGGCGAAAAGACCGCCTGCATGTACATCTGCCCCAATGACCTCATGATCCTGGACCCCGAAGCCATGCGTGCATTCAACCAGGAGCCCGAAGCATGCTGGGAATGCTACTCCTGCGTGAAGATTTGTCCTCAGGGCGCAATCACCGCTCGCCCCTACGCTGACTTCGCTCCCATGGGCGGCACTTGTATTCCCATGCGCTCCGCTGATTCCATCATGTGGACCGTCAAGTTCCGTAACGGCAACGTCAAGCGCTTCAAGTTCCCCATCCGCACCACCCCCGAAGGTTCCCTCAAGCCCTTCGAAGGCAAGCCGGAGCCGACCAACCTGGACGACGAACTGCTGTTCACCGAAAAGGAACTTGTAAAGCCCATCGAAGCCCTGTGCCAGAAGTTTGAAGTCGCTGAAGCCGACATCACCATGGTCAAGAAGGCTTCCGCTGTTTAA
- the aprA gene encoding adenylyl-sulfate reductase subunit alpha, which produces MPMIPVKEQPRGVAIAEPVIKEHDVDILMVGGGMGNCGAAFEAVRWADKFAPDLKILLVDKAALERSGAVAQGLSAINTYLGKNNADDYVRMVRTDLMGLVREDLIFDLGRHVDDSVHLFEEWGLPCWIKDEHGHNLDGAAAKAAGKSLRNGDECVRSGRWQMMINGESYKCIVAEAAKNVLGESRIMERIFVVKLLLDAKEENRIAGAVGFNLRANEVHIFRTNAMVVACGGAVNVYKPRSTGEGLGRAWYPVWNAGSTYTMCAQVGAEMTMMENRFVPARFKDGYGPVGAWFLLFKAKATNYKGEDYCATNRAMLKPYEDRGYAKGHVIPTCLRNHMMLREMREGRGPIYMDTKTALQSTFETMTPAQQKHLEAEAWEDFLDMCVGQANLWACMNIQPEETGSEIMPTEPYLLGSHSGCCGIWASGPDEPWVPEDYKVRAANGKVYNRMTTVMGLWTCADGVGASGHKFSSGSHAEGRICGKQMVRWCVDHKDFKPTIAEDSKALADLIYRPYKNYMAGKDASTCPVVNPEYISPKNFMMRLMKCTDEYGGGVGTYYTTSEAALNTGFHLMDMLEEDSLKLAARDLHELLRCWENYHRLWTVRLHMQHISFRTESRYPGFYYRADFMGLDDAKWKCFVNSRYDVKTGETTIFKKPYYQIIPTA; this is translated from the coding sequence ATGCCGATGATTCCCGTTAAGGAACAGCCCCGTGGTGTTGCGATTGCCGAACCGGTGATCAAGGAACACGACGTTGACATCCTGATGGTTGGTGGTGGTATGGGTAACTGCGGCGCAGCTTTCGAAGCTGTGCGCTGGGCAGACAAGTTTGCTCCCGACCTGAAGATCCTGCTTGTGGACAAGGCCGCTCTTGAGCGTTCCGGTGCCGTTGCACAGGGCCTTTCCGCCATCAACACCTACCTTGGCAAGAACAATGCCGACGATTACGTCCGCATGGTTCGTACCGACCTGATGGGCCTGGTTCGCGAAGACCTTATCTTCGACCTTGGCCGTCACGTTGACGATTCCGTTCACCTGTTCGAAGAGTGGGGCCTGCCCTGCTGGATCAAGGACGAGCACGGCCACAACCTGGACGGCGCAGCCGCCAAGGCAGCCGGCAAGTCCCTGCGTAACGGCGACGAATGCGTTCGTTCCGGCCGTTGGCAGATGATGATCAACGGTGAGTCCTACAAGTGTATCGTTGCAGAAGCCGCCAAGAACGTTCTGGGCGAATCCCGCATCATGGAGCGCATCTTTGTTGTGAAGCTGCTGCTCGACGCCAAGGAAGAAAACCGCATCGCCGGTGCCGTGGGCTTTAACCTGCGCGCCAACGAAGTGCACATCTTCCGCACCAACGCCATGGTTGTGGCTTGCGGCGGCGCCGTTAACGTGTACAAGCCCCGCTCCACCGGTGAAGGCCTGGGTCGTGCATGGTACCCCGTTTGGAACGCAGGTTCCACCTACACCATGTGCGCACAGGTCGGCGCAGAAATGACCATGATGGAAAACCGCTTCGTGCCCGCCCGCTTCAAGGACGGTTACGGCCCGGTTGGCGCATGGTTCCTGCTCTTCAAGGCCAAAGCCACCAACTACAAGGGTGAAGACTACTGCGCAACCAACCGCGCAATGCTGAAGCCCTACGAAGATCGTGGCTACGCTAAGGGTCACGTTATTCCCACCTGCCTGCGTAACCACATGATGCTTCGCGAAATGCGCGAAGGTCGCGGTCCCATCTACATGGACACCAAGACCGCCCTGCAGTCCACCTTCGAGACCATGACTCCTGCTCAGCAGAAGCACCTCGAAGCCGAAGCATGGGAAGACTTCCTCGACATGTGCGTGGGGCAGGCCAACCTTTGGGCTTGTATGAACATTCAGCCCGAAGAAACCGGTTCTGAAATCATGCCCACCGAACCTTACCTGCTCGGTTCCCACTCCGGTTGCTGCGGTATCTGGGCCTCCGGCCCCGACGAGCCCTGGGTGCCCGAAGACTACAAGGTTCGCGCTGCCAACGGTAAGGTGTACAACCGTATGACCACCGTTATGGGCCTGTGGACCTGCGCAGACGGCGTTGGCGCTTCCGGCCACAAGTTCTCCTCCGGTTCCCATGCTGAAGGCCGTATCTGCGGCAAGCAGATGGTGCGCTGGTGCGTAGACCACAAGGACTTCAAGCCCACCATAGCTGAAGATTCCAAGGCTCTGGCTGACCTGATCTACCGCCCCTACAAGAACTACATGGCTGGCAAGGACGCTTCCACCTGCCCCGTGGTGAACCCCGAGTACATCTCGCCCAAGAACTTCATGATGCGTCTCATGAAGTGCACCGACGAATACGGCGGTGGCGTGGGTACCTACTACACCACTTCCGAAGCAGCTCTGAACACCGGCTTCCATCTGATGGACATGCTGGAAGAAGACTCCCTGAAGCTGGCCGCCCGCGACCTGCACGAACTGCTCCGTTGCTGGGAAAACTACCACCGTCTGTGGACCGTGCGCCTGCACATGCAGCACATCTCCTTCCGGACGGAATCCCGTTACCCCGGCTTCTACTATCGCGCAGACTTCATGGGTCTGGACGATGCCAAGTGGAAGTGCTTCGTGAACTCCAGGTACGACGTGAAGACCGGTGAAACCACCATCTTCAAGAAGCCCTACTACCAGATCATTCCCACTGCCTAA